In Shouchella patagoniensis, the following are encoded in one genomic region:
- the modA gene encoding molybdate ABC transporter substrate-binding protein, with protein MKKKAFSSIVACLFLTACSTSGDEEPTEVMVMAAASLTDALDEIKVLYEDEEDVELVINYGSSGQLREQISRGAPADLFLSASLSDMERLEEDNEVRESANVLLNQLVFIATPEAAKDLNEWTDLLSGDIQGIAMGNPESVPAGKYALQALESLDMWEEIEANTRYGSDVRQVLTYVETGNTDAGIVYETDARTSGDEIMIVDHAPEDTHDPIVYPIGLLEEAADKEETADFYEWLQTEEPLEIFESYGFNRN; from the coding sequence ATGAAAAAAAAAGCTTTTAGTTCGATTGTCGCTTGTCTGTTTTTGACTGCTTGTAGTACGTCTGGAGACGAGGAACCAACAGAAGTTATGGTGATGGCAGCAGCGAGTTTAACGGACGCTTTAGATGAAATAAAAGTGCTTTATGAAGATGAAGAAGATGTTGAGTTGGTCATTAATTACGGTTCTTCTGGACAACTAAGAGAGCAAATTTCGCGAGGTGCTCCTGCAGATTTATTCCTGTCCGCTTCATTATCGGATATGGAACGTTTAGAGGAAGATAACGAGGTGCGGGAGTCAGCAAATGTATTGCTTAATCAGCTTGTCTTTATTGCAACACCAGAGGCAGCTAAAGACTTAAATGAGTGGACTGACTTACTTAGCGGAGACATTCAAGGTATTGCAATGGGAAATCCAGAGAGTGTACCTGCGGGCAAGTATGCGCTCCAAGCTTTGGAATCTCTTGATATGTGGGAAGAAATTGAAGCAAATACGCGGTACGGGTCGGATGTGCGGCAAGTGCTTACATATGTAGAAACAGGAAATACGGATGCGGGCATTGTGTATGAAACGGATGCGCGCACATCTGGCGACGAGATTATGATTGTTGATCATGCTCCAGAAGATACTCATGATCCGATCGTTTACCCGATTGGTTTGTTGGAAGAGGCTGCTGATAAAGAGGAGACGGCTGATTTTTATGAGTGGTTACAAACGGAAGAGCCACTTGAAATTTTTGAGTCCTACGGCTTTAACAGGAATTAA
- the modB gene encoding molybdate ABC transporter permease subunit, with translation MGVEFWTPIVVSLRVVAVASVLSFMLAVFAAWMLKKRRFKGKVFVETALMLPLVLPPTVIGFGLLTLFGRRSFIGEWFEHLFNQPIVFSYLAAVIAATVVAFPLIYQMLINGFEAVDDDLEAAARQMGASEWKVFYYVTLPLTWRALVSGYMLGFARALGEFGATLMFAGSIFGVTQTIPTSIFIAVESGNMALAYYWVLSIVVFAFVLLAFVQRIKTIGNK, from the coding sequence ATGGGCGTAGAGTTTTGGACGCCGATTGTTGTTTCCCTTCGAGTTGTTGCAGTAGCGAGCGTCCTTTCATTTATGCTTGCTGTTTTCGCTGCATGGATGCTAAAAAAGCGTCGCTTTAAAGGGAAGGTCTTTGTGGAAACGGCTTTAATGCTCCCCCTTGTTTTGCCGCCAACTGTTATCGGCTTTGGGTTACTGACGCTATTTGGTCGTAGAAGCTTTATTGGAGAATGGTTTGAGCATCTGTTTAATCAGCCAATTGTTTTTTCTTATCTGGCCGCTGTTATTGCGGCAACGGTTGTTGCCTTTCCTCTTATTTATCAAATGTTAATAAATGGTTTTGAGGCCGTTGACGATGACTTAGAAGCAGCAGCGAGACAAATGGGTGCAAGTGAGTGGAAAGTCTTTTATTATGTGACATTGCCACTTACTTGGAGGGCACTTGTTTCTGGCTATATGCTGGGCTTTGCTAGAGCCCTTGGTGAGTTCGGGGCAACGTTAATGTTTGCAGGAAGTATTTTTGGCGTCACTCAAACAATCCCAACGAGCATTTTTATTGCGGTGGAATCTGGTAATATGGCACTTGCTTATTATTGGGTGCTATCAATTGTTGTGTTTGCTTTTGTACTACTAGCCTTTGTGCAGCGGATCAAAACAATCGGGAATAAGTAG